A region of Thermococcus piezophilus DNA encodes the following proteins:
- a CDS encoding DUF63 family protein produces MGLWEFFYRYFIEPIVNNEGYNVVNTLTYAVILGIGVVVVYRALKRAGISTDRQFFKALLPYIALGALMRAMTDATIYPRTYLTVTPGIYFMVTAFTSLALYVSHRHCRGCDWQRAFFGFGIVLLLFNVFVLGISYSKVSFNWEVLKYFIPALVVAETSIWLLTKKVKIIADNSWLFYAHFYDATTTFVGVDFMGYWEQHVLSRFFIEHTGTAATMYILKFVMLLLVVYLIDHVVENEAERDMGEFVKLVIFLLGFAPGTRNLLRMFMGV; encoded by the coding sequence ATGGGTCTCTGGGAGTTCTTTTACAGATACTTCATTGAACCCATCGTGAACAACGAGGGCTACAACGTAGTGAACACACTCACCTACGCGGTAATCCTTGGTATAGGTGTGGTGGTCGTGTACAGGGCACTGAAGAGAGCTGGAATCAGTACTGACAGGCAGTTCTTCAAGGCGCTCCTCCCGTATATAGCACTTGGCGCGTTGATGAGGGCCATGACCGACGCGACCATCTATCCGAGAACTTATCTAACAGTAACTCCCGGCATCTATTTCATGGTTACTGCCTTCACGTCGCTCGCCCTCTACGTGAGCCACAGGCACTGCAGGGGGTGTGACTGGCAGAGGGCGTTCTTCGGGTTCGGGATAGTGCTGCTGCTCTTCAACGTCTTCGTGCTTGGGATAAGCTACTCCAAAGTCTCTTTCAACTGGGAGGTTCTGAAGTACTTTATCCCTGCCCTGGTAGTGGCCGAGACTTCTATCTGGCTGCTCACGAAGAAGGTCAAGATTATAGCGGATAACAGCTGGCTTTTCTACGCCCACTTCTACGACGCGACAACGACCTTCGTCGGCGTTGACTTCATGGGCTACTGGGAGCAGCATGTCCTGTCCCGCTTTTTCATTGAGCATACGGGAACGGCGGCCACGATGTACATCCTAAAGTTCGTCATGCTCCTGCTCGTCGTTTACCTAATTGACCATGTAGTTGAGAACGAGGCTGAGAGAGACATGGGGGAGTTCGTGAAGCTTGTGATATTCCTCCTTGGGTTTGCTCCCGGGACGAGGAACCTACTGAGAATGTTTATGGGGGTTTGA
- a CDS encoding NAD(P)-dependent glycerol-1-phosphate dehydrogenase, with amino-acid sequence MHLMQLPREVLLGENLKGEVVNVARRLKLGRRVLVLYGSKTREIAGKDVEKNLRGEFKVGALTVKEASMEEVKRTLDRIRDEGIDWLIAVGGGSIIDVAKLASFKAGIPFISFPTTASHDGIASANASIKDIETKTSIKAVPPVAVIADVKVIKTAPYRYLAAGVGDIISNLTAVKDWLLAHRLRGEYYSEYAASLSLMSAKMVIKNANIIRLGNEESVRKVIKGLISSGVAMSIAGSSRPASGAEHLFSHALDMITPKPALHGEQCGVGTIITAYLHGLKWKTIRETLKKVGAPTNAYELGIDPEYIIEALTIAHTIRPERYTILGKEGLTREAAEKAAKITGVI; translated from the coding sequence ATGCACCTGATGCAACTGCCAAGGGAAGTATTGCTGGGTGAGAACCTTAAGGGAGAAGTCGTTAACGTCGCGAGAAGGCTCAAATTGGGGCGGAGAGTCCTTGTTCTTTATGGGTCCAAGACGAGGGAAATAGCGGGGAAGGACGTAGAGAAGAACCTCCGTGGAGAGTTCAAGGTGGGTGCGCTCACGGTGAAAGAGGCCAGCATGGAGGAAGTCAAGAGGACGCTGGATAGAATAAGGGATGAGGGTATTGACTGGCTCATAGCCGTTGGCGGCGGAAGCATAATAGACGTCGCCAAGCTCGCCTCCTTCAAGGCTGGGATTCCCTTTATCAGCTTTCCGACCACCGCTTCCCACGACGGAATAGCGAGCGCGAACGCATCAATAAAGGACATAGAGACAAAGACGTCCATCAAGGCCGTTCCGCCGGTAGCGGTCATAGCGGACGTGAAGGTCATCAAAACGGCCCCCTACCGCTACCTGGCCGCGGGGGTTGGCGACATAATCTCTAACCTGACCGCGGTGAAAGACTGGCTGCTGGCCCACAGGCTCAGAGGGGAATACTACAGCGAGTATGCGGCGTCTCTCTCTTTGATGAGCGCCAAGATGGTGATAAAAAACGCCAACATAATAAGGCTCGGCAACGAGGAGAGCGTGAGGAAGGTCATAAAGGGTCTAATCTCAAGCGGCGTTGCGATGAGCATAGCGGGCTCCTCAAGGCCGGCAAGCGGTGCCGAGCACCTATTCAGCCACGCGCTCGACATGATAACACCTAAACCAGCACTCCACGGCGAGCAGTGCGGCGTCGGGACGATAATAACGGCCTACCTCCACGGCCTCAAGTGGAAGACAATTAGGGAAACCTTAAAGAAGGTGGGAGCGCCAACTAACGCATACGAGTTGGGAATCGACCCCGAGTATATCATCGAGGCGCTCACGATTGCACACACCATAAGGCCCGAGCGCTACACAATACTCGGAAAAGAGGGTCTTACCAGAGAGGCGGCCGAAAAAGCCGCTAAAATCACTGGAGTCATCTGA
- a CDS encoding UPF0179 family protein, with product MAIITLVGEKLARPGVEFIYYGPAEPCRTCKLAGVCVGNLEPGRRYKILRVRSMPSHSCPLHEGKVRIVEVVEPSVEIAIEPRLAIAGSVIKLGFADCDDPEKQDLFRPEGLFEGDSVKIIEVLGDIECNGKHYKIVKVMRKKD from the coding sequence ATGGCAATAATCACGTTAGTCGGAGAAAAGCTGGCAAGGCCTGGTGTTGAATTCATATATTACGGCCCAGCAGAACCGTGCAGGACCTGTAAGCTCGCAGGAGTCTGCGTTGGAAACCTTGAGCCAGGAAGGCGCTACAAGATTCTGCGCGTAAGGAGCATGCCCTCGCACTCCTGTCCGCTCCACGAGGGCAAGGTCAGAATCGTTGAAGTGGTGGAACCATCGGTGGAGATAGCGATAGAGCCGAGGCTGGCCATAGCAGGCTCGGTGATAAAGCTCGGCTTCGCCGATTGCGACGACCCAGAAAAGCAGGATCTCTTCAGGCCAGAGGGGCTCTTTGAGGGGGACAGCGTCAAGATAATCGAAGTCTTAGGCGACATCGAGTGCAATGGAAAGCACTACAAGATCGTCAAGGTCATGAGGAAAAAGGACTAA
- a CDS encoding biotin-dependent carboxyltransferase family protein → MIDLLNVPSLLTIQDLGRFGYRKLGVSTSGVMDEVSARLANYIVGNPDNAPVLEFLLAGPTILFNASAVFAVAGDVEVKLNGVPIELWRSYWAKRGDVLEVETLRSGLYGYIAFAGGIKCERLLGSCSTYTRAGLGRPLKAGDRLTLGYTLLTGKEGRVLPRELKPDYSAKEKVIRVIPGPNLDHFTDEGIETFLSGSYTVTPESDRMGYRLDGPQIEHSEKGADIVTDAVPIGSIQVPANGKPIIMMADCQTTGGYAKIGMVARVDVPLVAQSRPGERLRFKAVSVEEAQELLRRRERTMKAIRKAFEGEARAYKVSAGGKELVAFVEKD, encoded by the coding sequence ATGATTGATCTCCTTAATGTCCCATCACTCCTAACTATCCAGGATCTTGGTAGATTCGGCTATAGGAAGCTCGGTGTCTCCACGAGCGGCGTCATGGACGAGGTGAGTGCGAGGTTAGCCAACTACATAGTTGGTAATCCGGATAACGCCCCGGTTCTCGAGTTTCTTCTGGCCGGGCCGACCATCCTCTTCAACGCCTCAGCCGTCTTTGCCGTCGCTGGGGACGTGGAGGTTAAGCTCAACGGTGTTCCCATAGAACTCTGGAGGAGTTACTGGGCAAAGCGCGGCGACGTTCTGGAAGTTGAAACGCTGAGGAGCGGTCTATACGGCTATATCGCTTTCGCTGGAGGAATTAAGTGTGAAAGGCTCCTCGGCAGCTGCTCGACCTATACGCGGGCAGGCCTTGGCAGGCCTTTAAAGGCAGGCGATAGGCTAACGCTCGGGTACACCCTTCTAACGGGTAAGGAAGGTAGAGTTCTTCCCAGGGAGCTGAAGCCCGATTATTCAGCAAAGGAGAAAGTTATCCGAGTGATCCCCGGACCGAACCTCGACCACTTTACTGATGAGGGAATAGAAACTTTCCTGAGCGGGTCCTACACCGTAACGCCCGAATCGGATCGGATGGGTTACCGCCTCGACGGGCCTCAAATAGAGCACTCGGAGAAAGGCGCTGACATTGTGACAGACGCCGTTCCAATCGGTTCAATTCAGGTTCCAGCAAACGGAAAGCCGATAATCATGATGGCCGACTGCCAGACCACTGGCGGCTACGCGAAGATAGGGATGGTTGCCCGCGTTGATGTCCCCCTCGTTGCCCAGAGCAGGCCAGGTGAGAGGCTGAGGTTCAAAGCGGTGAGCGTTGAGGAGGCACAGGAGCTCTTGAGGAGACGTGAGAGGACCATGAAGGCAATCAGGAAGGCCTTTGAAGGAGAGGCAAGGGCCTACAAAGTTTCGGCTGGTGGAAAAGAGTTAGTGGCTTTTGTGGAAAAAGATTAA
- the pxpB gene encoding 5-oxoprolinase subunit PxpB — translation MVEFKPAGDSALVISFGEVIDEEINEKVHVVARAIEKASPEWLVEVVPTYSTVYVYYDPLMVSYTEVVEAVKPFLSAEPDDEKSRIVEIPTVYGGDFGPDIEFVAQYNGLSVDDVIEIHSRQFYRVYMLGFTPGFAYLGGMDERIATPRLEKPRLKVPAGSVGIAGKQTGIYPLESPGGWRLIGRTPLKLFDPRKDSPTLLQPGDYVKFVPISEEEFWELYSGGMIND, via the coding sequence ATGGTCGAGTTTAAACCAGCCGGCGACTCAGCGCTCGTTATTTCTTTCGGTGAGGTTATAGATGAGGAAATAAACGAAAAAGTCCACGTTGTGGCGAGAGCCATCGAAAAGGCCAGTCCGGAGTGGCTCGTCGAGGTAGTCCCGACCTACTCAACCGTTTACGTATACTACGATCCTCTCATGGTGAGCTATACAGAGGTCGTTGAGGCAGTGAAACCTTTCCTCTCCGCTGAGCCGGATGATGAGAAGTCGAGAATAGTCGAGATCCCAACGGTTTACGGCGGTGATTTCGGGCCCGACATCGAGTTCGTCGCTCAATACAATGGTCTCAGCGTGGATGATGTCATCGAGATTCACTCGAGGCAGTTCTACAGGGTCTACATGCTCGGCTTCACTCCGGGCTTTGCCTACCTGGGTGGAATGGACGAGAGGATAGCCACTCCCCGCCTAGAAAAGCCGAGGCTGAAGGTTCCCGCCGGGAGCGTGGGCATAGCTGGAAAGCAGACGGGCATATATCCCCTCGAAAGCCCCGGCGGCTGGCGGCTCATCGGCAGAACTCCCCTGAAGCTTTTCGATCCGAGGAAAGATTCACCAACGCTTCTCCAGCCTGGCGACTACGTGAAGTTCGTACCGATAAGTGAGGAGGAGTTCTGGGAGCTATACAGTGGAGGGATGATAAATGATTGA
- a CDS encoding type II toxin-antitoxin system VapC family toxin → MKVQVIDAAIFIQGIDVEGVTTPKVVEEVKDPESGLFLEGLINAGKIRVLMPSRESIEAVREAAKRTGELGELSEADMEILALAYELKAVLFTDDYNLQNIAKTLGIEFKTLKRGIKRVIRWSYVCIGCGKKFTSEPPEGICSDCGSPVRLIPRKRPRRRRRS, encoded by the coding sequence ATGAAGGTTCAGGTCATCGATGCCGCGATATTCATCCAGGGGATTGACGTCGAAGGTGTAACCACTCCAAAGGTCGTTGAAGAGGTAAAAGACCCCGAGTCGGGACTCTTCTTGGAGGGCCTGATTAACGCGGGGAAGATTAGGGTGCTGATGCCCTCGCGCGAGAGCATCGAGGCAGTTAGGGAAGCGGCCAAAAGAACCGGCGAGCTAGGGGAGCTGAGTGAGGCAGATATGGAAATCCTCGCCTTGGCTTACGAGCTCAAGGCTGTCCTATTCACCGACGACTACAACCTGCAGAACATCGCCAAAACGCTTGGCATCGAGTTCAAAACGCTCAAAAGAGGCATAAAGCGCGTTATAAGATGGAGCTACGTCTGCATCGGCTGCGGGAAGAAGTTTACAAGTGAGCCTCCGGAAGGAATCTGCTCAGACTGCGGAAGCCCCGTGAGGCTCATTCCAAGAAAGCGCCCGAGGAGGCGTCGGCGCTCATAG
- a CDS encoding LamB/YcsF family protein, which yields MRVDLNSDMGESFGRYKLGLDEEVMNRITSANVATGWHAGDPIVMRKTVRLAKEKGIAVGAHPGYPDLMGFGRRYMKLTPEEARNYILYQIGALYAFTKAEGMELQHVKPHGALYNALVKDEELARAVMEGIADFDKGLIFVTLSGSRAAEIAEEMKLKVAHEVFADRAYNPDGTLVPRGKPGAVIHDKELIAERVISMVKDGCVKAINGEWVELRADTICVHGDNPKAVEIAAYIRRILEEEGVKVVPMGEFIR from the coding sequence ATGAGGGTCGACCTTAACTCGGACATGGGTGAGAGCTTCGGCCGCTATAAACTCGGCCTCGACGAGGAGGTTATGAACCGCATAACCAGCGCCAACGTTGCCACCGGCTGGCACGCTGGAGACCCAATCGTCATGAGGAAAACCGTCAGACTTGCGAAGGAGAAAGGCATCGCCGTCGGTGCCCATCCGGGTTATCCAGATCTCATGGGTTTTGGGAGGAGGTACATGAAGCTTACCCCCGAGGAGGCCAGAAACTATATTCTGTACCAGATCGGCGCGCTTTACGCCTTCACAAAGGCTGAAGGAATGGAACTCCAGCACGTCAAGCCCCACGGCGCGCTCTACAACGCCCTTGTGAAGGACGAGGAACTCGCTAGGGCGGTTATGGAGGGAATAGCGGACTTCGACAAAGGGCTGATCTTCGTAACACTCTCGGGTTCAAGGGCGGCCGAAATAGCTGAGGAGATGAAACTAAAGGTTGCGCATGAGGTTTTCGCAGACAGGGCCTATAATCCAGACGGCACGCTTGTTCCAAGGGGGAAGCCGGGGGCGGTAATACACGACAAAGAGCTCATAGCCGAGCGCGTTATCTCTATGGTGAAGGACGGCTGCGTTAAGGCCATCAACGGGGAATGGGTTGAGCTCAGAGCCGACACAATCTGCGTCCACGGGGACAACCCGAAGGCTGTGGAGATAGCAGCTTATATCAGGCGCATCCTCGAAGAGGAAGGCGTCAAGGTAGTACCGATGGGTGAATTTATAAGGTGA